In the Salarias fasciatus chromosome 13, fSalaFa1.1, whole genome shotgun sequence genome, one interval contains:
- the il22ra2 gene encoding interleukin-22 receptor subunit alpha-2 — translation MTALLLGAALLLGSLEDCRPQEMLAPPAPVRFHSVDYKNVLHWSPPNNGSSLQYHVQWKIYGEPEWLDVDRCQGVQRLDCDLSGVTSDPREWYYARVRAVSPSTSSQSAWALSPRFSPRMDTIISPPGLRVNFTERGIMVRVNPPRMHVRRMRNLLRYKIYIIPSSGEEDVVQMGCCTRNLTLKDLHHNSKYCLQAQTVIPTQTKSSARSRLQCGTTV, via the exons ATGACCGccctgctgctgggagccgcGCTGCTGCTGGGGAGCCTGGAGGACTGCCGCCCGCAAG AGATGCTGGCTCCGCCGGCGCCTGTCAGGTTCCACTCTGTGGACTACAAGAACGTCCTGCACTGGTCTCCACCCAACAACGGCTCCTCGCTGCAGTACCACGTCCAGTGGAAGAT TTACGGCGAGCCCGAGTGGCTGGACGTGGACAGATGCCAgggcgtccagcggctggactGCGACCTCAGcggcgtgacctctgaccccagagAGTGGTACTACGCCAGGGTGCGCGCCGTCTCGCCGTCCACCAGCAGCCAGTCGGCCTGGGCGCTGTCCCCCAGGTTCAGCCCCCGCATGGACA CTATAATCAGCCCCCCGGGTCTGAGGGTGAACTTCACGGAGCGAGGCATCATGGTCCGAGTGAACCCGCCCAGGATGCACGTCCGGAGGATGCGCAACCTCCTGCGCTACAAGATCTACATCATCCCCAGCAGCGGAGAGGAG GACGTCGTGCAGATGGGCTGCTGCACCAGAAACCTGACCCTGAAGGATCTGCACCACAACTCCAAGTACTGCCTGCAGGCCCAGACCGTCATCCCTACGCAGACCAAGAGCAGCGCCCGCAGCCGCCTGCAGTGTGGCACCACCGTCTGA
- the ifngr1l gene encoding growth/differentiation factor 10b → MGFASLCPVSCLVLWMSVVAASVEPPANVTLHCQSMNNVLKWDYDQITPGLRFRVDIGAYYKTNVDGFRNVSWVEAPAREADLSFLSDPSEAYFLTVTAVDGDQESDPSPSEDGITFSYFKDADVNHICFVELPSVNVTAQPHDSVLLRFQHPWLMLHREVLGDRPAKTRKKKSHDALLSDDLPVFDYRVAIVNQEKQDHHSYLCEEEVCEESLPVDPQQKEHCLTISGDLEQMVVKGDQVYCALPFEIPPSDDHTYTFVFVAVGLLTVVLALVLLMYFRKKTKAYSETPDPLIFSSPSSPRTLEVEPSTLTGVEVVASTPLTEVEPDVPDFIAFTPPATDSSDYTHRRRLGLPSEDEGVSNDIEEERPGGEESAYMHGGLDEDDVPSSYEPRGVQVQLEPGDTAEGYRG, encoded by the exons ATGGGGTTCGCTTCTCTTTGTCCCGTTTCCTGCCTCGTCCTCTGGATGAGCGTCGTCGCGGCTAGCG TGGAACCGCCAGCCAACGTGACCCTGCACTGCCAGAGTATGAACAACGTCTTAAAGTGGGACTACGACCAGATCACCCCGGGACTCAGGTTCAGAGTGGACATCGGAGCCTATTACAAGACAAATGTAGACGG ttTCCGTAACGTCTCCTGGGTGGAGGCTCCCGCTCGCGAGGCCGATCTCTCCTTCCTGTCGGATCCATCAGAAGCGTATTTTCTCACGGTCACTGCTGTGGACGGCGACCAGGAGTCCGACCCCTCGCCGTCCGAGGACGGAATCACCTTCAGCTACTTCAAGGACGCAGACGTGAACCACATTT GTTTCGTGGAGCTCCCGTCAGTCAACGTCACGGCGCAGCCTCACGACAGCGTCCTGCTGCGCTTCCAGCACCCCTGGCTCATGCTGCACAGGGAGGTGCTCGGCGATCGACCGGCaaaaaccaggaagaagaaaagccaCGACGCCCTCCTGAGCGACGACCTGCCCGTTTTCGATTACAGGGTTGCCATCGTCAACCAGGAG AAGCAAGATCACCACTCCTACCTCTgcgaggaggaggtgtgtgaggaGTCGCTGCCGGTCGACCCTCAGCAGAAGGAGCACTGCCTGACCATCAGCGGAGACCTGGAGCAGATGGTGGTGAAGGGGGACCAGGTCTACTGCGCTCTGCCCTTTGAGATCCCTCCGTCTGACG ATCACACGTACACCTTCGTCTTCGTCGCCGTGGGCTTGTTGACCGTTGTACTTGCGCTTGTCCTCCTCATGTACTTTCGCAAAAAGACTAAAGCCTACAGTGAGACTCCGGATCCTCTG ATCTTCAGCAGCCCGTCGTCGCCGAGGACCTTGGAGGTTGAGCCGAGCACTTTGACGGGGGTGGAGGTCGTTGCGTCCACTCCTCTGACAGAGGTCGAGCCTGACGTCCCAGACTTCATAGCTTTCACCCCTCCCGCCACCGACTCCTCGGACTACACCCACCGCCGGCGCCTCGGCCTGCCGTCCGAAGACGAAGGAGTGTCCAACGACATCGAGGAAGAGCGGCCCGGCGGGGAGGAGTCCGCCTACATGCACGGCGGCCTGGACGAGGACGACGTCCCGTCCAGCTACGAGCCGCGCGGCGTGCAGGTCCAGCTGGAGCCGGGCGACACGGCCGAGGGTTACCGCGGCTGA